The genomic window AGGGTCACCACCTGCGCTCGTAAAATAGCATTTTCGTGTTCTAACATTGTTGCCTTTAAAGCGATctacgaaaaataattgaatgatGGAGGGGGTGGGGAATATATTGTGTAAAGTATTAATCGATTAAGGAGTTTTACATACACATTTGGATCGTTCAAAAATAAagacattaatatttttgatttatcttgttaagaaaaaaaaaaaaagattattaaacaCGCGCTCTAATCGAATACTTCGAGGAATATTTtccgatataaaaaagaaaaagaaaagaaaaaaaaaaaagaaaattgaaacaaTTCGTCGTTTTCTTgaagttattctttttttttatttcgttttgtaCGGTATTTGCGGTgccaataatttaaaaaaaaaaaaaatcacttcTCACTTTTAAGCcgatttttaatacttttattcgaTAAAGTAACGATGACGTGTGATCAAATTTGTCGTgagattttcgataaaaaaaaaatttcaatagttgttaatgataaaaagaaaaaaaaaaaaaaaaaaataaagaaaataaaaaaaaaaagaaagaataatattgtcgaatgaaaaatatatttatagggACGATCTTTTCTTTGAACTTTTCCAAGTGTACGTAAATCAActttgaaatgaaattcaaaataataaattcgatctTACATGATCTTCACGAATTTTTCGTGCGTCTCGAGATTTCTTTGCGGCCTGATTATTACGTTTACGCCTTTCGTAatacttttcatctttttgaTCATCCGGAATAGGCTTTTTCTCGCTTCTAGGTCGTCTAATGATACTCtgtgtattattatcgttgataaacTGTCGATTCATAATCGTATCTgcgttataaattataagaaatctGACTGTGTTATTTGCAGAAACGAAACAATACGTTTTGATTGTGAgaccataaaaaaaagattaaaaaaaaaaaaaaaaaaaataaaaaataaaaaaaataacaaataaaaaataaaaagaaaaaaagaaaagaaaaacaaaatgagacAGATTTCACggaataatgaattaataataaatattcattggGCATAATATATACCTTACCGGAATCTATTAGATCCGAATATCGTCGAGGTATATTTAACGATGGCATTAACGGTGTCATAGTTGTGAAAAAAGGAGATTGCACTAGAAAACCACTAGGAATTGGCAATGTTCCAGAAAGAGAAGCAGTTGTCGTCAACGATGGCGTCAATGACGATTCTATTGACGTTGAATTGGACAATATATTTGTTTCGTTAAATTTACAATGTTGAGTAGAGGTATACGGctcgtatctatatatatctgtaagcgcaaatataaaaaaaaaaaaatagaatttttattcgagtCACCGAGACATATGCCttatgagaaatttttttataatttcttttctatctttttctttttcttttctttttttaaaatctaatagtaataaatcattaaaaaaaaaaatttatagccAATCGAatgatcttattattattaatttaagacATTTTAAACAAGTCGCCCCTGTGGCCTAATGGATAAGGCATCGGTCTCCTAAACCGGGGATTGTGGGTTCGAGTCCCACCAGGGGTataattcactttttttttctttctctttctccctttctctgtttctctttttctaaatcgtaatatatactataaaaatttttacattttaacattatatacatacacatgtatatatgtattactgTACGTTGTTTAATTCTTGTTAACTTGttggatatataattttatgattgtCATTAATTTAGCAGAAGATTTCcgtaagaaattaattctaatgtaaattaaaattgaatgaattttgattttaaagattttaaacATTAGAATGttgattattgtttattttcataCCAGCTATGAATAACTCATAATCTGGCATATCATCGATGTTGCGT from Vespa velutina chromosome 18, iVesVel2.1, whole genome shotgun sequence includes these protein-coding regions:
- the LOC124955453 gene encoding transcription factor ces-2 isoform X2 — its product is MASHIHTQTICSENTMTGAVSTLQLLRSYRFLAPNSDIYRYEPYTSTQHCKFNETNILSNSTSIESSLTPSLTTTASLSGTLPIPSGFLVQSPFFTTMTPLMPSLNIPRRYSDLIDSDTIMNRQFINDNNTQSIIRRPRSEKKPIPDDQKDEKYYERRKRNNQAAKKSRDARKIREDHVVTLREEAQSLRHMLLKQQQATRTQSIERSVSSLTSVTRSSMRSLSTLDCEL
- the LOC124955453 gene encoding transcription factor ces-2 isoform X1, with amino-acid sequence MASHIHTQTICSENTMTGAVSTLQLLRSYRFLAPNSDIYRYEPYTSTQHCKFNETNILSNSTSIESSLTPSLTTTASLSGTLPIPSGFLVQSPFFTTMTPLMPSLNIPRRYSDLIDSDTIMNRQFINDNNTQSIIRRPRSEKKPIPDDQKDEKYYERRKRNNQAAKKSRDARKIREDHIALKATMLEHENAILRAQVVTLREEAQSLRHMLLKQQQATRTQSIERSVSSLTSVTRSSMRSLSTLDCEL